ATCGCTCGATAATAAAGTAAGATGTAAAGGAACAAACCTCCTCAAATTCTAGTTACTTTTTCCACAGATACTCAACCCATTTACGAATTTCAATCATACCAAATACCCATAGTGCCAAGAAACCGATCATCAAAAGTGACTCATCATTTAAGGGAAGTGTATGAAAGAGGTCGGAGAGTACATAAATAGCAAATGTCTGCAGTACAAGTCCTATGCCTATTCCATAAAATATATAGGGGTTTATTTGTAATGATTTTTTAATATTTTTTAAAAAAGGTTCATGCTCTTTAAGAGATTGTAATCCGTTGATCCATGTAGAAATGACAAATGCCGTGAAAAGTGTGGAGATTGCACTCTCTTTACCGTAGTGATCCAACATCCATATATACATCAAGAGTGCACCTGAACTGATGATCAATGCTGCATAAAGTACACGTATGAGTTGTATTTTATCTAAAAATTGCTCGCGTAGCTTGGTGGGTGGCCCATTCATTACATCGACTTCATCCTTCATAAAGGGGAAGGTTTTGTCTAATGCACTGTCTGCAACAAGATTGATCCACAATATTTGTACGGGATAAAGCGGTAACGGTAGTGCCATTAAGATCGCACCGGTGATAAGGATCACTTCATCCAAACTCGTAGAGACAAGAAAATAGATCGCTTTACGAATATTACTGGCAATGGTGCGACCTTGTTTGATCGCATCAACAATAACAGAGAGATTATTGTCAGCAAGTACCATTTTTGCGGTAGATTTTGCTGCATCTGTTCCGCCGCCCATAGCAATGCCCAGATCAGCTGTTTTAAGGGCAGGAACATCATTCGCACCATCTCCTGTAACAGCAACAACCTCTCCTTGTTTTTGCAGTATCTTCACGATACGATACTTATGTTCAGGAAGGACTCTTGCCCAAACAGTGACCTTTGGCAACATGTTTTCTAATGTCTCATCATTCATACTGTTAAGTTCTTTGCCGCTAACAACCAGATCACCTTCTTTATATATATTGACTGATCTTGCAACAGCTGCAGCTGTAAGCGGGTTATCCCCAGTGATCATCATCACTTTAACCCCAGCCTTTTGTGCCGTTTGTACAGCTTCTAAAACACCCTCTTTTGGAGGATCCAAAAAGCCTACCAACCCTACAATTTCAATTTGCCATTTTTCAATATCATCCGTTGTATGCTCTCCTGTTCCCAATGCAATGACTCTTAATCCATTGGAAGCCAAGCTGTCATGTTCTTTCTCCAGAGTATCAAAATCATCCCGATTGGTAGCAAACTGCTTAAGTGATTCAAACGCCCCTTTAACAAATATTTTGTGCTCTTTTTGGATCATATTAGAACTGGCCATCAATCTGTATTTCGTATCAAAAGGATAAAGATTGACTCGGGGATATTTTGCTCTGATGCTTTGGTACTCTTGACCCAGCCAAAGTGCAAGGGCAGTATCTAAAGGATCTCCTTTACCTTCTATGGATTCATTTGCAAGTGCTGAAACGGTTTGAGAGAATGTTTCATTGAGTGAAAAAACCTCTTCTACTTTGAGTTTTCCCTGTGTGATAGTACCGGTTTTATCAGATGCAATAACCGTAGTGCTACCTAAAGTCTCGACAGAAGGCAAGTGGCGAATATAGACTTTTCTTAGACTAAGTGTCATTGCTCCAATCGTAAGCACCAGTGTGACTACGATAGGCAAGCCTTCAGGTACAGCAGAGACCAATTCGGCAATGATGAGATAAATGATCTCAATATTTTCTCTTCCTTGTCTATATGCGAGGAAAGCAGTTAACACGATCAATACAAGCAGGATAAGCATATGTTTTTTTATAAAAACTTCCAGTGCTTTTGTTAAAGGGGTGTCTGGAGACTCTTCTTCTGCTTTCCCTGCAATAGATGCGAGATAAGTCTTTTGTGCTGTAAATACGACAAAACCTTCTGCATTTCCTTTTGTTACTGTAGTGCCTGATAGTGCCATATTGTCTAATTCATAGGGTAGAGTCTCTTTTGGTAGAGTAAGATTTGAATCTTTTTCTACCGGTACAGATTCTCCCGTAAGAATCGATTCATCGATGACCAGTCCATTGGTATCAAAAAGACGTATATCGGCAGGAACAATATCACCTTCAGACAATAGAATGACATCACCAGGCACAAGCTGTGAAGATGGGATAGAAAATATCTGATTGTCACGTTTAACCTGTGTTTTGCTTTCAGTGAGTTTTTTGAGTGATTTAATAGAACTAAGCGCTTTAAGTTCCTGCCAAAATCCTATGAATGCATTGAACAGGAGTATGATCAGTATCAGTACCCCTTCATGTATATTTCCTAAAAAAAAAGAAAGTATCACTGCAACTACCAACACATAGACCAAAGGACTTTTAAATTGTGAAAGAAAGAGTATAAAAATATTATGCTTTTTTTCTGTTATCTCATTCAAACCATACATTGAAAGATTCTTTTCTGCCCTCTCTTTGGTTAACCCTTCTTTCGAAATTTCCATATTTTGGGCTAAGGAGTCTATCGTTTCAGCATGGGGATACTCTGGAATAGTCATGGGTTTTTCCTCTATTTCATCTATATTAGTGTAACATATTTTATTTGTTATAATTATCTAAGAAAGTTACTGTAAACTATATCATATGCTTAACGGAGAATATTATGCGAATCGTGATCATAGGCGGTGGGATCGCTGCCGCTTACATGGCCAACTCTATTTTAGAGAAGGCGCCCAAGCATGAAATATTGATCGTATCCAAAGAATCAAATCCTCCCTATGATCGGATCCATCTGTGCTCCTTGATCAATGGTACTTCAGATATTAAAGACATTGCCTTGCCCCTTCCTCCTGGCGTCAGACTTGAGCTTGATTCAGAAGTCATCCAAATAGACAAGGAAGCTAAACGGATCTACACAAAGAATTCGAGTTTTAGCTATGATACCCTCATCATTGCGACCGGTTCTCATCCCAGAACTCTCTTTGACATTGAGGGAATCAAAAATGCCAGAACCTTTAGAAGTGCTGCCGACAGTGAATGTATAGCTAAATGCAGCAAGGGCAAAAATGTTGTCATGATGGGTGTGGGCCCTATTGGGCTGGAGCTTCTGGACACGCTTTGCGGATTGGACGGGCCTGAGAAGATCTATCTTGTCTCACGCGGTATGCATCTTTATGATAAAGCACTCACACCTGTAGCAGTAGAGATGATGAAGCGGATCTATGAAGAGAGTGATTCCCGCGTTCAGATATTACTGGAAGAAGAGATCATCGATAAGAAGATCGAAGGCGATGAGATCACACAGGTCATTATGAAGTCACACACGATAGATCATCCTTTTG
The sequence above is drawn from the Sulfurovum sp. TSL1 genome and encodes:
- a CDS encoding cation-transporting P-type ATPase; translation: MTIPEYPHAETIDSLAQNMEISKEGLTKERAEKNLSMYGLNEITEKKHNIFILFLSQFKSPLVYVLVVAVILSFFLGNIHEGVLILIILLFNAFIGFWQELKALSSIKSLKKLTESKTQVKRDNQIFSIPSSQLVPGDVILLSEGDIVPADIRLFDTNGLVIDESILTGESVPVEKDSNLTLPKETLPYELDNMALSGTTVTKGNAEGFVVFTAQKTYLASIAGKAEEESPDTPLTKALEVFIKKHMLILLVLIVLTAFLAYRQGRENIEIIYLIIAELVSAVPEGLPIVVTLVLTIGAMTLSLRKVYIRHLPSVETLGSTTVIASDKTGTITQGKLKVEEVFSLNETFSQTVSALANESIEGKGDPLDTALALWLGQEYQSIRAKYPRVNLYPFDTKYRLMASSNMIQKEHKIFVKGAFESLKQFATNRDDFDTLEKEHDSLASNGLRVIALGTGEHTTDDIEKWQIEIVGLVGFLDPPKEGVLEAVQTAQKAGVKVMMITGDNPLTAAAVARSVNIYKEGDLVVSGKELNSMNDETLENMLPKVTVWARVLPEHKYRIVKILQKQGEVVAVTGDGANDVPALKTADLGIAMGGGTDAAKSTAKMVLADNNLSVIVDAIKQGRTIASNIRKAIYFLVSTSLDEVILITGAILMALPLPLYPVQILWINLVADSALDKTFPFMKDEVDVMNGPPTKLREQFLDKIQLIRVLYAALIISSGALLMYIWMLDHYGKESAISTLFTAFVISTWINGLQSLKEHEPFLKNIKKSLQINPYIFYGIGIGLVLQTFAIYVLSDLFHTLPLNDESLLMIGFLALWVFGMIEIRKWVEYLWKK